Within the Melitaea cinxia chromosome 12, ilMelCinx1.1, whole genome shotgun sequence genome, the region aaaattaaactgatttcaaacagtgttgttttcctgtggtgagtaaagtgactagagttcctgggggggattgggcgTAGGTtcggcgacgcgcttgcgatgcttttggtgtatCATGTGTCTAAGCTAAGATagcaccaggtgagccgtacgcttgtttgccaacctagttagttgtatatatatatatatatatatatattaaacaggAATACATATGTTTAAaaccatattatatatttttataaattattttacccgccaacccgcagtggagcagcgtgatatCCACtatatgggaaaagaggcctatgcccagcccagacacaatatttttgaaaatgaagTGCGTCGAGTGTTCCACCAGGTCCGCAGCTTCGAGCTGTCGTCGGAGCTGAGCCTGCTGTACCTGCAGCGCAGCTCGCGCGCGGCGGGCGCCACGCTGGAGGCGGCGCTGCTGCGGGCGCCGCTGCTGCACATCCGCGCCGGCCGGCTGGGCGCCGCCGTCGACAGGTGGGGCGGCTTGATGAGTGTGGATGAGTGCGATGAGTGTGGGTGAGTGTTATAAGTGGAGTTGATATGGTGAGTGAGGATGAGTATGAAGAGTGTGGATGAGTGCGATGAGTGTGGGTGAGTGTTATAGGTGCAGTGGATATGATGAGTGACGATGAGTATGAAGAGTGTGGATGAGTGCGATTAGTGTAGGTGAGTGTTATAAGTGGAGTGGATATGATGAGTGAGGATGAGTATGAAGAGTGTGGATGAGTGCGATGAGTGTAGATGAGTATTATAAGTGGAGTGGATATGATGAGTATGAAGAGTGTGGATGAGTGCGATGAGTGCGATGAGTGTAGGTGAGTGGTATAGGTGGAGTGGATATGGTGAGTGAGGATGAGTATGAAGAGTGTGGATGAGTGCGATGAGTGTAGGTGAGTGTTATAGGTGCAGTGGATATGATGAGTGACGATGAGTATGAAGAGTGTGGATGAGTGCGATGAGTGTAGGTAAGTGGTATAGGTGGAGTGGATATGGTGAGTGAGGATGAGTATGAAGAGTGTGGATGAGTGCGATGAGTGTAGGTGAGTGTTATAGGTGCAGTGGATATGATGAGTGAGGATGAGTATGAAGAGTGTGGATGAGTGCGATGAGTGTGGGTGAGTATTATAGGTGCAGTGGATACGATGAGTGAGAATGAGTATGAAGAGTGTGGATGAGTGTGACGAGTGTAGGTGAGTGTTATAAGTGGAGTGGATATGATGAGTGACGATGAGTATGAAGAGTGTGGATGAGTGCGATGAGTGTGGGTGAGTATTATAGGTGCAGTGGATACGATGAGTGAGAATGAGTATGAAGAGTGTGGATGAGTGCGATGAGTGTAGGTGAGTGTTATAAGTGGAGTGGATATGATGAGTGACGATGAGTATGAAGAGTGTGGATGAGTGCGATGAGTGTAGGTGAGTGTTATAGGTGCAGTGGATATGATGAGTGAGGATGAGTATGAAGAGTGTGGATGAGTGCGATGAGTGTAGGTGAGTACTATAAGTGGAGTTGATATGATGAGTGAGGATGAGTATGAAGAGTGTGGATGAGTGCGATGAGTGTGGGTGAGTAACATATGTGGGGTGGATATGATAGTGTAGACGAGTATTATGAATAGTTTGGATAATATGAAGCGTGTTATTGAATACAATGACTGTAGCAGTCATCGTAATGATGAGTGTAGACAAGTATGATGTGTGTAGACAAATATTATGAGTTTGGAAGAGTACGATAATTGTGTATGAATACAATGAGTGTAGCCGAGTATGATGAGTGTAGACAAATTAGATGAGTACAATGAGTGTGGTGATTACGATAAATGTGTATGGGGTATGATAAGTATAATAAAGTGATTGTAGACTGGTACAATGAGTACAATAGCATATGAGTGTAGATAGATATGACTTACGATTTGTAGGTACCTAACGACAAAAAACATTACAATGTTGCTTTTTGCAATTTTGTCTAGTGTGAACTATCGTCAACTAATCATTCATTGTCATATAAACTCTCAGGTACCGTGAGATGCTGACGGCAGTGGAGTCAGTATCGACGCAAGCTCTACGGCTAACGGTAGCGCGACAACTGGCCGAAGTGCTCATGAGGGGAGTCACGGGACAGGtactttactgtttttttttttgactcgTGGCCACTAAAGTCTTGTTATACTTAGTAGATTAGCCTTAATctgatagaaaatatttttttaaaaagttttgtataCACGTAAAGCTGacataattcattttaatttttatgtttcagTTGATATAGATTAAAAGTAGATATATAGGAATCttgaagatattaaaaattatatattttatattatatctgaCTTACCTATCATTTCCCGTCTTTGTATCCGTTcagctatattctttacattGTAGTACCATGCTTCAATATCTTAACTAACGTTTCGTATATTTTCTTTCTAAAGGTATACAAACCGCCACAGAAGGTGGTAGCACCACCTCAGTTACAAGGGACGCTAACGAGGAGAAGAGAAGAATACGTGTCGGAGGGACCTTGGAAACCGAAGAAGTATGCTTCAATTAATCAGGTAATGTAACATTTGTAGGCTCTAAGTATTTTGTATTGCGCTGTTCGTTTATACATATCTAGGTTGAGGCATTTAAGTTGCTCTTTTTCCacgtaatcaataaaaaaattgaacagttgACTAGCCCgctggtgcagtttgtagtgaccctgctttctgctccgagggttgtgggttcgattcccaccccgagtctgggtgtaatataaatatttatttatatatttatatatgtattatttataagtatgtttatccaaaaaaaatgtagctatataccagtcggctgttacctataacacaagcattaagttgcttactttaggaacagacgaccgtgtttgttattgtgtaataaaaaaaaaaaaaaaaaaaaaaaaaaacagttcaaGAAAGTACTTTTGAAGCGTTGTTttatgattcattttttttattcattaattatacaGGATGTCCCAGTACTCAACGTCAAACCGAAACGGGGTGACAGGATTGATTGTAACCATCATgagaaaaatcagaaaaaaaatctatcccATGCAGTTTGAAAATTATGGGCATTTAAGAAAAACCTAGAAATTTGGTCAAACTGTAACCATTTTTCGGTTATTGTggtcaatttttattaattatgttcaTTTAAACTTTGGAACCGTAACCTTAAATAACATTTCTAGGACCACAGTCAAAAAAAAGACACAATTGCCCCAAGTTTTCTAGAATTAAGACTATTTGTAAACTATGAATTTTAAGTTTTCTTCGAAAGACTctcctttaaaaaaatgtactaaagtGCTTTAGCAAGTGCCATTAAAAGTTTGCGCATTTAATCAGGATTGTAAAATGGTACAATACTTCTTAGTTTCATACTAAAAAAActgagtaaaaaaataaaaacctcaAGTAACCCAAGTTTTGCTAACCCATTTTACTCAAATgttcaaatgttttttattcGCACAAGCTCTTGGTAGATTCTTAATTTTACGACAAAATGATGAGAAAAATTGTTAGTGGTCATGTTTGCCATGAGCGAGCGAAATAGATAGTGACGCCATTTTTATCCTGCATGACATACACTGCCATTGAAGACACATCTCGTTTGTGGTCATAAGAATTCTACTATAATTTCAAATCCAAATTTTGTCACTAAAAAAAACTGGTGTTGCTaagaagattattattatttatttatttccaaacTATAATTGGGATGTTCGCAAAGCAACTACAAAAGATTTGATTTTTCTGACATTTAAAATCAAGTTGTTTGTCTTAGACCAGTCAGTTCGCgtcattacaatttatttttcaactaacttttaaaataagcgatgcgttatataataaaatgttaccaAAATCTTTAACATATATTGGGGTTTATCGCGCAAATCCAGAAGACTTGGTTCCGTTTACTGATgcacattcatcatcatcagcaaTTCAACCTAGTGtatccactgttggacatagacaTACCCAAGTTTGCGCTAATCCTATCCCGTTTAGATAGTGGATATATATCGAATAGTACTGAGTGGTCGGTGTCGCCGTGTGCACCACCGCTTGTCAGAGCTGGCCCAGCTAACGGCGCACGTTTATCCCGTTTAGATAGTGGATATATATTGAATAGTATTTAATGGTCGGTGTCGCCGCGTGCACACCGGCCGCCAGAGCAGGCCAGCTAACGAGCTAACGGCGCACGTTGCAGTTCGTGCCGCGCAGCCAGCACGAGGAggtgctgctgctgctgctgctgggcGAGGCGCTGGCCGTGCGCGACGCCGTGCTGTCGCAGAGCGGCGAGTTCGCGGCCGCGCGCGACCACTCGCTGCGCAACGCCGTGGCCGGCGCCGACCTGCTGGCGCTGGCCGCCGGCCGCTGGGGGCAGCTGGCGCTGGTGCTGGAGGTGAGTCGCAAGCGGGCCGCTGGGAGGCGGGTACTGGCAAGTGCGTTGTCGACTGTCTTCCGAGCAGCTGGCGCTGGTGCTGGAGCTGAGTCGCCAGCGGGCCGGCGGGAGGCACTCTAGAACTCTACCCACCTTACTAATTTCAACTCAGTTGTTATCTGTGCTGttggtttctttttttttatatcactaggtcagcaaacaagcgtacggctcacctgatggtgagaGATTACTACTACCaggtagtttatagacgcctgcaacaccaaaagcatcgcaaacgctttGCCGGCCctatcccccccaggagctctagtcaccttactcaccaacaagaacacaatactgtttgaaaacagtattatgtaactgtgatcttctgtaagatcgaggtactaaaaaaaaaattggtttgtaAGATACaacttattaaaatgaaataaaagatacaTTTGTTCTCCATACTCACTATCCTCGAGTTCATAGTATATAAGCATAATGATTAAGAGCCTTAATCCAGTGTGAATGAGGAAGGATGAAAGAAAGATATAGTATGctgaatgaaagtgcgagaagcattaatgcgagaactggtatgaatgAGTTTCGAGAATACAGACTCGCATAACGTGCGGGGgcatagaattaaaaaaaaaaaaaaaagatcgaggtactaccccggtcgggctgctccatattttgagccggaaattcctgctgtgccctacctcagttaaaaaaagagtagtattatttggctgaTATTCCGTCAGCTTGAGATAGTTCCCCAGTCTGGTCCAAGTCTCGCACCAGACATTGCCCGGTGCGACCTACCCAGTCGCCATACGTAGTCCAGCTACACGCAGTGACCTGCTAACGAAGCCCTTGCCGCAGTCGCTGGAGCGCGCCATGAAGTTCTCGTTCGGCGTGGCGCACATCTGGCGCCAGCGCGCGCTCGCCACCgcggccgccgcgcgcgccgcgccgccgcccgccgcgccgcccgccccgccgccGCTGCCCGGTAACCGCCCTACACTACTACGCCTTCTGCTTTTatacatttcaattaaatatatgtggctacggtagtaaagaatatagccaccccctctcttcccgtgggtgtcgtaagaggcgactcagggataacacagttccgctacgaccttggaacttaaaaagccgatcggtggcgggataaccatccaactgctggccttgaaatacacagaccaatgacgggcagcagcgtacaaagccagtactgcggtcaccaacccgcctgcccagcgtggtggctatgggcaaaacacatgagttcacgttatttttggcgtcaacttgtggaggcctatgtccagcagtggactgtataggctgtaatgatgatgacagcTGACGCCGCTGTTCTCTGCTTTTCTCCTGAAGTTAACGCACCGAGAAAAAAGCTTCACATCTGCCTCGTTTAAGTCAGAAGCCAAACTGGGTTTCAGGCAGGATCATTTCCAAAAGGTCCCTTAGGTGGTTCAATAAAACTCTAGCAAAGACCTTTCGAGGAGCTGGTAATAGTGAAATACTGCGATATGAGTTACAGTAGGATCGGTCACCCCCGTTCAGAGGGCACTAATATGAGACAATTTGAAATCGTCTGGGACTCGCTCCTCCTCGCACATTCGAACAAACAGTTTCCACACCGACGTGTGCAAATGCTTACCGCCGTATTTCAATAGCTCGAAATGATCGAAAACGGTCTCAAAAAAACACGTAAACGAATTTAAAAAACCTCCCCTTTTTTGGGAATCGtttaaatatacacacacggaGAAAAAGCCCTAAGCCTTGACGACGCagtggcgcagcggtcacagcactggccgTTGCgccggcggtcgcgggttcgaccCCCGCTCGCAGTAGACGTTAGTGTCCGCGTGTGCTCACCGACCGGCCGCAGGCAGCTCGGCGTGGTCGCTGAGCGTGCGCGCGCAGGGCGTgtcgcgccgcgccgcgccgctgcTGCCGCACGACGCCGCGCTGCGCCTCGTGGCCGCCGCTACCGCCTACCGCGCCGGATGGGTGAGTCCGCCCGCACCGCCCTCACTACCCACACTAACCACACTACCCGCACTAACCACACTACCCGCACTAACCACACTACCCGCACTAACCACACTACCCGCACTCACACTACCTGCACCACCCTCACTATCCGCACTAAACACACTACCCGCACTAACCACACTACCCGCACTGACCACACTACCCGCACTGACCACACTACCCGCACTAACCACACTACCCGCAATAACCACATTACCCGCACTGATCACACTACCTGCACCATCCTCACTACTCGCACTAATCACACTACCCGCATCACCCTCACTACCCGCACTAACCACACTACCCGCACTAACCACACTACCCGCACTCCCTACACTCACCACCTTACATCTTTTGAAAATAGCAAACGTTTTCACATAACACATCCTTCTTTTATTATCCACAATTTTAGATTACTCCTAACTATAACAAACTTAAACCTGAAATGAGACGGTCCAAAAATGTATGAAGCTCTGTCTTTATCCTCATTTTATTgtacagtaatattttatattctgagGATGGAAACACTAGATAGGCATCGCTTGATAATGGCCGCTTGCAGTTTGCACGTCATTTTTGACGTTTTATGTCAAGACGTGTCATCAAATTAGTTTTGCAATCAGCAAAGAGTAAATTAGAAAAATGTCAGTTAAATGTCCTTTAAAATAgtgaattaaaatacaataattagaaCAGtactgaatttaaaaaaattaatattaattaataagccGACGTTTGAtgccgtgttggcgcaacggtcacagccatcgattgtacctattgcgctggccgttgcgggttcgatccccgcacatgaaaaacatttgtattggtcatgcagatgtttgccgtggtctgggtgtctgtgcagtccttgtgggtctccccaccatgcctcggagagcacgttaagctgtcggtcccggttattatcatgtacacctgatagcgatcgttactcgtagtagggaatatatccgccaacccgcattggagcagcgtggtggattaagctctgatccttctacacggggaaagaggcctatacccagtagtgggatattacaggctgaaacgtgaAGCAAATTAATAAGCGCTGCACAAATACGTAAATCTTGGATGAGATGGGTGGCGGCTGTGTTGAAATAATCCTGTTTAAACAACTTGAAATCTCTTTTAAAGCGACCGCATTTTACCACCTCCACTACCCATCTGCATAAAGTCACACATCTGGACTTGTTTAGCTTTGATCGTTGGCAATTTAGTCTCTCCGATTTCCATGCTTTCTGGTTTATGTATGACATTATCAAGTCCTTCTAAAAATGGTATGGCATCTCTGAAGCCACGGTCCagaataaaaatgtcattttgtgtaaaaaatgttcttaattctccatttttattatcaaatagaCTATTCATAATGTTGGCATCTGACTGAATTGCTGGATATGGACCATAAACATCTAGAATATATCCACCAGTGGCTACAAGTAGAAATGGCTTTATTAGGACGATAGTTACGGTATTTGTGCAAactatacgttttttttttttgaaatgaataATTCGAGGGTTTCTGAAGATAAATATAGGTTCCGTCACATATGACAATTGGTTTCCTCTCCTCCCTATTTCCAAATAAGCTTCAGGAATAATCAAGTTACGGCGTATTATATCTTCTCTCGACACATGATTTAGTCCTAAATGTCTAGGCACAAACAATCTTGTTAATGCCTCTCTTGCGGCTTGCAGCAATCTTATAAAGGTGGATTTACTCATACGTAATAGAGACGAAATTCTTTCATTCGAGTCTCCAGTCCGAGCTTTAATAACATAAGCCTCAATGCTGTTTTTGATGATTTACAAGTTATTGCGATCCAATCCATTGACCTATCAgatcaatttttttcaaataattaggTTTTTTAAGTCCAGTCCAGTATTTCAATACACTATCTTCCATTTCATGTATTCTCTCAAAATCCAAATTGTACTGTGCCTTGACTTATACTAAGACGTAACATTGCCTTCATTTCAGCTTTTGAAAAGCTAGCTGAGCTATAAAGTCCCAATTATAAACTGTTTTGTGTTCAGCACATATCCTGCTAATCTCTGTTAGAACTATTTTTTGTGAATTCAGTATTCTCTTTCTGTTATGGTGAGGCACAACCAGTCTTTCTGTATCACTACAACCAGGTACGAAACAGTGGTCACCAGTGTTTGGTGTGTGCTTAAATTCATTATCTAGGTTCTTTGCATGATTATTATGCTACAATACAGGCTGCTCTGGATTCTGTTGCTGTGTCTGTGTCCAGCAATCTAAACACAGGTTCTCCCATGTAAAAtatagcattttttaaattatttgtacaacATATTTACGGTAAAATactcaaaaattttatttttaatagaatctCACTATTTTTCTTCGCTTTTTTCTATATGTACTATGGAGTCACCCAAAAATTTACcatcttattttttaatgtaatgatCAAGTTACAGTAGTTGAATTAGCTATGTCGGTCAATTTAGTAATGACTAAACCCAGCATCTAAATCTTAGTTTGAATATTTTGCACGCTATAAACTCGCTAGCAGACGGTCTTCCAAGGCAATATAAAGAGTCCTATCGGCTATTTaccctatttttattttactctgCCTATGATGACACCCGGATAAAAAAAGGCTAACCTATCGAGAAACGCATATCTTAATTATTAGAGAGGATACAATTGAGAAGAATCCGTACGTATTTGTGTAACACATAAAACTATTCTAAACAAGGCACTAAACAAACggttcagctttataatataattgtgataAAATATAGAGACCATTCTCTTGAAAGAGAAAATTTTGCCCAGTTTTGAGATATTAAATACAGTTAAGACACGTTTAAACATGTCCCACATTGCGTAGATAGAGGACGGCATAGAGGCAGCGGAGGAGGCGCTAGCGATAGAAGAAAAACAGAATGGTCCTCTGCTCGCCCGCTGCTACTTATACTGCGGGATAGGCAGGCAGATGAAAGCGCAGGTGAGCTAGTAACTATCACAAAAGTattcgaattataaaaataaatattgtattagcCATTaaggttaaattaaaaagttgacAAAAAGTACCTCCCTGTGGAACAccattaagtaaaaaaataaaaaataacctagtaaatactatatataaaatacttaactATTGTTATAACCTGAGATATATgaaagcaaaatattttatccaCGCCCTTTTGcatgtaacatatataatatatataaatttgctCATTATCGTGCTTGACACTGTCAAAAGCGTtagtaaagtttttaaatatttttttttctgaagccttattttcttgtaaaagttatgtttattttttagaaaacaaattcTCGTATCGAGAAGGAAGCGGATAACGATACTAGTTTAAAGATGCTACTTAAAGCTGTAGAATTAGACGACAACGACCATTTAGCGTTTTATCACCTCGCGCTGCAGTACATACACTTGGGCATGCTCAACGAGGCAATGGTAAGTACAAGCTGTACTATTAATAGTATCCACAACTTTGACAGCGTGGATTTGGTGTAatttgctaaaaaaaaaaaaaattaaagaaaaaaaaaaaataaaaaaaaaaaaaaaaaaaatggtacttTTAGTAAATGTAGTGTGGTTTAGTTATCGCAACGGATCTTCAATATTTTAGGAATACAAGGTTTGAATGAGTAATAAATACctacttttacattttatttattttaattcttgtCCTAGacaaaactattttctttttgtgaattttGCACGAAAAGACCCGATTCTGTCGTCGAGTGCTCAATACCTACATATAACTGAGAATAATGAAACCATATATCAATGTGCGCAGTCGACTCTGTGTGACACGTGTGGGCCGTGTGCAGGACGCGACGCGCACGTGCCTGTCGGTGCGCAGCGAGTGCAGCGGCGGGCTGCGGCTGGCGACCGCGCTGTGGGGCgtcgcgggcgcgggcgcgagGGGGCGCcgcgcgctggccgccgcgcgcCTGGCGCACCACCACTACCCCGCCGCCGACTGGCCGCTggccgcgctggcggcgctgcagctGGAGTGGGAGAGCGGCGAGGTGAGGGcggcacacgtcacacgtcacacgtcacacgtcacacactAGCCGTGCGCGCCTGGCGCACCACCACTACCCCGCCGCCGACTGGCCGCTggccgcgctggcggcgctgcagctGGAGTGGGAGAGCGGCGAGGTGAGGGcggcacacgtcacacgtcacacgtcacacactAGCCGTGCGCGCCTGGCGCACCACCACTACCCCGCCGCCGACTGGCCGCTggccgcgctggcggcgctgcagctGGAGTGGGAGAGCGGCGAGGTGAGGGcggcacacgtcacacgtcacacgtcacacgtcacacactAGCCGTGCGCGCCTGGCGCACCACCACTACCCCGCCGCCGACTGGCCGCTggccgcgctggcggcgctgcagctGGAGTGGGAGAGCGGCGAGGTGAGGGcggcacacgtcacacgtcacacgtcacacgtcacacactAGCCGTGCGCGCCTGGCGCACCACCACTACCCCGCCGCCGACTGGCCGCTggccgcgctggcggcgctgcagctGGAGTGGGAGAGCGGCGAGGTGAGGGcggcacacgtcacacgtcacacactAGCCGTGCGCGCCTGGCGCACCACCACTACCCCGCCGCCGACTGGCCGCTggccgcgctggcggcgctgcagctGGAGTGGGAGAGCGGCGAGGTGAGGGcggcacacgtcacacgtcacacgtcacacgtcacacactAGCCGTGCGCGCCTGGCGCACCACCACTACCCCGCCGCCGACTGGCCGCTggccgcgctggcggcgctgcagctGGAGTGGGAGAGCGGCGAGGTGAGGGcggcacacgtcacacgtcacacactAGCCGTGCGCGCCTGGCGCACCACCACTACCCCGCCGCCGACTGGCCGCTggccgcgctggcggcgctgcagctGGAGTGGGAGAGCGGCGAGGTGAGGGcggcacacgtcacacgtcacacgtcacacgtcacacactAGCCGTGCGCGCCTGGCGCACCACCACTACCCCGCCGCCGACTGGCCGCTggccgcgctggcggcgctgcagctGGAGTGGGAGAGCGGCGAGGTGAGGGcggcacacgtcacacgtcacacgtcacacgtcacacactAGCCGTGCGCGCCTGGCGCACCACCACTACCCCGCCGCCGACTGGCCGCTggccgcgctggcggcgctgcagctGGAGTGGGAGAGCGGCGAGGTGAGGGcggcacacgtcacacgtcacacgtcacacactAGCCGTGCGCGCCTGGCGCACCACCACTACCCCGCCGCCGACTGGCCGCTggccgcgctggcggcgctgcagctGGAGTGGGAGAGCGGCGAGGTGAGGGcggcacacgtcacacgtcacacgtcacacactAGCCGTGCGCGCCTGGCGCACCACCACTACCCCGCCGCCGACTGGCCGCTggccgcgctggcggcgctgcagctGGAGTGGGAGAGCGGCGAGGTGAGGGcggcacacgtcacacgtcacacgtcacacgtcacacactAGCCGTGCGCGCCTGGCGCACCACCACTACCCCGCCGCCGACTGGCCGCTggccgcgctggcggcgctgcagctGGAGTGGGAGAGCGGCGAGGTGAGGGcggcacacgtcacacgtcacacgtcacacgtcacacactAGCCGTGCGCGCCTGGCGCACCACCACTACCCCGCCGCCGACTGGCCGCTggccgcgc harbors:
- the LOC123658531 gene encoding tetratricopeptide repeat protein 7B, giving the protein MTSRSKNAVRSYETEIEKSREESNWKKAVELAQQLKARSPQHESLSHFLIGEGKLEAYLDEWPPIKENIERAQRELSEARGYLTLATDEAGKKAGVALDAHLLLGKLNYACGAYDDALKHYKLAELSTLTEKELPVRSLRIVAESYAIKGLCLELTAVPSSTSRYKQAERESEMVRSFELSSELSLLYLQRSSRAAGATLEAALLRAPLLHIRAGRLGAAVDRYREMLTAVESVSTQALRLTVARQLAEVLMRGVTGQVYKPPQKVVAPPQLQGTLTRRREEYVSEGPWKPKKYASINQFVPRSQHEEVLLLLLLGEALAVRDAVLSQSGEFAAARDHSLRNAVAGADLLALAAGRWGQLALVLESLERAMKFSFGVAHIWRQRALATAAAARAASQTGFQAGSFPKGSSAWSLSVRAQGVSRRAAPLLPHDAALRLVAAATAYRAGWIEDGIEAAEEALAIEEKQNGPLLARCYLYCGIGRQMKAQKTNSRIEKEADNDTSLKMLLKAVELDDNDHLAFYHLALQYIHLGMLNEAMDATRTCLSVRSECSGGLRLATALWGVAGAGARGRRALAAARLAHHHYPAADWPLAALAALQLEWESGEAALATGKELLKLVNNTESEADAEHMNGYADLDALSDSQHDDTQSNRDAASIRAESAGAYRMERALSEGASSQSAARARAPHSEHRAHAWLLLAELCLRLGRVSAAAGCVSEAAALTPFSHLVFYTRGLVHAASAEWSEARTCFQDALAVHPTHLDSIVQLGATYYALGWLRLAERTLREAGALRPARADTWRRLALVLAALGEPAAAADAAAAALQPRALLPRL